GGATATTGATTCGTTGTCGGAGAGGGCAGAGAGAGTCAGGCGCGAGTTGATTGGAAGATGATATGCGACTACTGTGGGGCAGCGCATCTGAAAGATGGAAGGTGTCCTTTGTGTGGTCATTCAAAGGAAGAAGGAGATGACCACGAATCCATGATGGCAAGCAAGAGCATAACCTATGACAAGCACTATGTCCACCCTCCGGTTCCTGGGATGCAGGGAAGGCCCTCTCCTGACCAAGGACGTTATAGAGATGACGTCTCTGAGTCTCGCAGGATACCAAAGAGCTTGCGGTTTGAAGTGTTGGCCAGAGATGGCTACACCTGCAGATACTGCGGTAGGCGACCTCCTGAGGCCATATTGGAGTTGGATCACATGGTGTCCTGGCGAGATGGTGGCAGGACGACACTAGGGAACCTTGTCACCTCATGCAGGGACTGTAACCGAGGAAAATCCTCAAAGTCGGTAAGCTCCTAGACAATATCATCCGAAGTGAGGCAAAGCCCATAGGGATGGTATGTAGAAGAGATCCTTCGCCTGCGTCAAGAGGCGAAACTACGAATATCTGAGAGGCCATGCTATGCTCGGTCCTAGAGACCAAACATCACAGTCAAGGATTGGACCCCGGGTTTCCTCCTGCACGTAATGAGTGCGACATAGGGATT
This portion of the Candidatus Thermoplasmatota archaeon genome encodes:
- a CDS encoding HNH endonuclease encodes the protein MMASKSITYDKHYVHPPVPGMQGRPSPDQGRYRDDVSESRRIPKSLRFEVLARDGYTCRYCGRRPPEAILELDHMVSWRDGGRTTLGNLVTSCRDCNRGKSSKSVSS